The proteins below come from a single Asterias rubens chromosome 9, eAstRub1.3, whole genome shotgun sequence genomic window:
- the LOC117294529 gene encoding BLOC-1-related complex subunit 7-like, translating to MSYDPVLRHFMVTSNPSYRAGQGVQQQAQDMDPRLPVKLQENVADLGGLAKQILRGSKSNEHLMQAARNLAMQESTVDNSSHNVKKMSLMVSQLQFQAEAIERSLEVMDTLQDQLQTLQR from the exons ATGAGTTATGATCCAGTCCTCAGACATTTTATGGTTACCAGTAATCCCTCCTACAGGGCTGGGCAAGGCGTTCAGCAACAGGCGCAAGACATGGATCCAAGACTACCGGTCAAACTGCAGGAAAATGTAGCTGATTTGGGAGGCCTTGCGAAGCAGATTCTACGCGGATCGAAATCCAACGAG CATTTGATGCAAGCGGCACGCAATCTAGCCATGCAAGAATCTACTGTTGACAATTCGTCTCAT AATGTGAAAAAGATGAGTCTGATGGTGTCACAGCTGCAGTTCCA GGCAGAAGCCATTGAAAGAAg CTTGGAGGTGATGGATACACTACAAGACCAACTCCAGACCCTTCAGAGGTGA